The following are encoded in a window of Paenibacillus polymyxa genomic DNA:
- a CDS encoding GNAT family N-acetyltransferase, translated as MNELEFSQVYAIMEASFPKTECRTFESQRTLLHHPCYRLLTKMDEQGQTIAFLAGWEFTDFRFVEHIAVDSAIRGGGLGKELMSKFISQSGKPVVLEVEPPVDEWTRRRIGFYERLGFHLNHFDYVQPPLREGQADLRLQIMSYPGALAEQDFAPFKEILYAEVYGLNRRLDT; from the coding sequence ATGAATGAACTTGAATTCTCTCAAGTGTATGCGATTATGGAAGCTTCTTTTCCTAAAACGGAATGCAGGACATTCGAGTCACAGAGGACTCTGCTTCATCATCCGTGTTATCGTTTACTTACCAAAATGGACGAACAAGGGCAAACAATTGCTTTTTTGGCGGGATGGGAGTTTACAGATTTTCGGTTTGTAGAGCATATTGCCGTAGATTCGGCTATACGAGGTGGCGGGTTAGGTAAAGAGCTTATGAGCAAGTTTATTTCACAGTCCGGTAAACCGGTAGTACTGGAGGTTGAGCCACCCGTGGATGAATGGACTCGGAGAAGAATTGGTTTTTATGAACGTTTAGGGTTTCATCTGAACCATTTTGACTATGTACAGCCCCCTTTAAGAGAAGGACAGGCTGATCTGCGGCTTCAAATAATGAGCTATCCAGGTGCGCTGGCTGAACAGGATTTTGCTCCGTTTAAAGAGATTTTATATGCCGAGGTTTATGGCTTAAATAGGAGACTAGACACTTAG
- a CDS encoding NAD(P)H-dependent oxidoreductase translates to MKTLVILAHPNIEDSRVNNRWKRELLQYTNEITIHEIYKEYPNWSIDVLKEQQLLEAYDNVIFQFPLYWYSYPPLLKKWFDDVFTHGWAYGSKGDKLEGKKLGIAMSIGDKKENYLSTGSVSFTVDEVIAPFKASAVHVGAIPLPYFAVFGASFQASDEDIDQSAKDYIKYIFQYK, encoded by the coding sequence ATGAAAACTCTTGTGATTTTAGCTCATCCCAATATCGAAGATTCTAGAGTAAATAACAGATGGAAACGAGAATTACTTCAATATACCAATGAAATTACAATTCATGAGATTTATAAAGAGTATCCAAACTGGAGCATTGATGTTTTGAAAGAACAACAGCTACTTGAAGCATACGATAATGTCATATTTCAATTCCCTTTGTATTGGTATAGTTACCCTCCTTTATTAAAAAAGTGGTTCGATGATGTTTTTACCCATGGATGGGCTTATGGTTCAAAGGGTGATAAGTTAGAAGGAAAGAAGCTAGGGATAGCCATGTCCATTGGCGATAAAAAAGAAAATTACTTATCTACTGGTTCCGTTTCTTTTACTGTAGATGAAGTTATAGCACCTTTTAAGGCAAGCGCAGTGCATGTTGGCGCGATACCATTACCCTATTTCGCTGTCTTCGGAGCCTCGTTTCAAGCAAGCGACGAAGACATTGATCAGAGTGCAAAAGACTATATTAAATATATATTTCAGTATAAATAA
- a CDS encoding GntR family transcriptional regulator — protein sequence MAPKYIQVKQEILSWIHSSKLEPQSQLPSEHEMSEQFAVSRQTVRQALGELVQEGWLFRMQGKGTFVATRDSKQPEDPKTIGVITTYISDYIFPSIVQGIESKLSRQGYKMLLSSTGNDPEQESQCLEMLLSQPLSGIIIEPTKSGERNPNLNYYLTVENRQIPYLMINARYEEMDAPCLRVDDEKGGFLAAEHLIKLGHRRLAGFFKTDDMQGILRMKGFVAAHRKYGVTLHPNAVTTYRTEEKNEIPLQRASRLLAMEAGERPTGWVTYNDELAVRLLDIVRSVGLNIPNDLSLVGFDDSFLATATEIKLTTIRHPKEELGLRAADTMLSMIEEKGYHEEDRQLILPPELIVRESTGPVQVMPGEHYPGRSVGFIS from the coding sequence ATGGCGCCCAAATATATACAAGTTAAACAGGAAATTTTGTCCTGGATTCATTCATCCAAACTGGAACCACAAAGCCAGCTTCCATCTGAGCATGAAATGTCTGAACAATTTGCCGTTAGTCGGCAAACGGTGCGTCAGGCGCTGGGTGAGCTGGTGCAGGAAGGCTGGCTGTTTCGGATGCAGGGCAAGGGGACCTTTGTCGCGACACGGGACAGCAAGCAGCCCGAAGATCCAAAGACGATTGGAGTCATTACAACCTATATATCGGATTATATTTTCCCATCCATTGTACAGGGAATCGAATCCAAATTGAGTCGTCAGGGCTATAAGATGCTGCTGTCAAGCACAGGTAATGACCCTGAGCAAGAGAGTCAGTGCCTGGAAATGCTGTTGAGTCAACCGCTGAGCGGAATTATTATCGAACCGACCAAAAGTGGAGAGCGTAACCCCAATCTGAACTATTATTTAACCGTGGAAAACCGCCAAATCCCTTATTTGATGATCAATGCGCGTTATGAGGAAATGGATGCGCCATGTCTGCGAGTAGATGATGAAAAGGGTGGTTTTTTGGCGGCCGAGCATCTGATTAAGCTGGGACACCGACGCTTGGCCGGATTTTTCAAAACCGATGATATGCAAGGGATTCTTCGTATGAAGGGATTTGTGGCCGCTCACCGCAAATATGGTGTGACACTACACCCGAACGCAGTAACGACTTACCGGACAGAAGAAAAAAATGAGATTCCGCTACAACGTGCGTCGAGGCTATTGGCGATGGAGGCGGGAGAGCGTCCTACTGGATGGGTGACCTATAATGATGAGCTGGCTGTTCGACTCCTGGATATTGTACGTTCGGTGGGCCTGAACATTCCCAATGATCTATCGTTGGTTGGGTTTGATGATTCATTTTTGGCGACAGCAACGGAAATCAAGCTAACGACAATTCGGCATCCAAAGGAAGAATTGGGGTTACGTGCTGCCGATACCATGCTGTCGATGATTGAAGAGAAGGGGTACCATGAAGAAGATCGTCAGTTAATTCTACCGCCTGAGCTCATCGTTCGTGAATCTACGGGGCCTGTCCAGGTCATGCCTGGAGAACACTATCCTGGAAGATCAGTCGGTTTTATTTCTTAA
- a CDS encoding winged helix-turn-helix transcriptional regulator, with amino-acid sequence MKQYNLGIEATLEIIGGKWKSLIICLLMSGRKRTSELQRSISGISQKVLIQQLRELEKDGIIGRHVYNQMPPKVEYYITEYGITANEIIDLMCSWGRANIQIRQQQGEDVMMLENDSK; translated from the coding sequence ATGAAACAATATAATTTAGGCATAGAAGCAACACTTGAGATCATCGGAGGTAAATGGAAATCATTAATCATATGTTTATTAATGTCTGGTAGAAAAAGGACAAGTGAATTACAGCGTAGTATTTCAGGCATTTCTCAAAAGGTTCTTATACAGCAACTTCGCGAACTTGAAAAGGATGGTATCATAGGTAGACATGTGTATAATCAAATGCCTCCAAAAGTGGAGTATTATATAACGGAATATGGAATTACAGCAAATGAAATTATTGACTTAATGTGTTCTTGGGGAAGGGCTAATATCCAAATAAGACAACAGCAAGGAGAAGATGTGATGATGTTAGAAAATGATTCAAAATGA
- a CDS encoding sn-glycerol-1-phosphate dehydrogenase has protein sequence MNMNEQIKLWNEEAQASNADHPHRKVELFIEVQDGALESVVPYLNQQDYRHVTLVEDEHTSAAAGTKVAELIREAGLTVDVVRLPPNAVGDVIADETYIMKVLLGVADKSQAVLAVGSGTIHDLVRFVCYKMNRPFLSVPTAASVDGFTSAGAPLIVDGSKQTFQAVPPEAIFADLSVLANAPQTMTAAGFGDMLGKFTSLADWHVSRDLGNEPYSPVANRITEEALRACIEHVNEIAAGSKAGVEVLMNALIASGISMLMIDHSRPASGGEHHISHRIEMDFIAEGRKQVLHGAKVGVASALLSDLYRDLAVSQDVEVFKVYRELPTSEQMRAWLAQVGGPSTIAELGVTEEQLARALRTAHTLRDRYTGLKYMNEHQLLRS, from the coding sequence ATGAATATGAATGAGCAGATCAAGCTGTGGAACGAAGAGGCGCAGGCTAGTAACGCTGATCATCCTCACCGAAAGGTTGAATTGTTTATTGAGGTACAGGATGGAGCACTGGAGTCTGTTGTTCCTTATCTGAACCAACAGGATTATCGTCATGTAACTCTGGTAGAAGATGAGCATACTTCGGCGGCGGCTGGAACAAAAGTGGCTGAGCTGATTCGTGAGGCAGGTTTGACAGTTGATGTAGTCCGCTTACCTCCGAATGCTGTAGGGGATGTCATTGCTGATGAGACCTACATTATGAAAGTGCTGCTGGGTGTGGCGGATAAGAGTCAGGCTGTACTTGCTGTAGGCTCTGGCACGATTCATGATCTGGTTCGCTTCGTATGTTATAAAATGAATCGTCCGTTCTTGTCAGTACCGACGGCTGCTTCGGTGGATGGTTTTACCTCCGCAGGCGCACCACTAATTGTGGATGGCAGCAAGCAGACATTCCAAGCAGTTCCGCCAGAGGCGATCTTTGCTGATTTGTCCGTGCTGGCAAATGCGCCACAGACGATGACTGCGGCCGGTTTTGGCGATATGCTCGGTAAGTTCACCTCACTAGCGGACTGGCATGTTTCCAGAGATTTGGGAAACGAGCCATATTCACCTGTGGCTAATCGCATTACCGAGGAGGCTTTGCGTGCCTGTATAGAACATGTCAATGAGATTGCGGCAGGTAGCAAGGCTGGGGTCGAGGTATTGATGAATGCGCTGATTGCATCCGGTATTTCGATGCTGATGATAGATCATTCTCGTCCAGCGTCAGGGGGAGAGCACCATATTTCCCACCGAATTGAAATGGATTTTATTGCAGAAGGACGCAAGCAAGTTTTGCATGGTGCCAAAGTAGGCGTAGCATCCGCATTGCTGTCTGACCTTTACAGGGATTTAGCAGTTAGTCAGGATGTAGAGGTATTTAAGGTGTATCGGGAATTGCCTACGTCGGAGCAGATGCGTGCATGGCTGGCTCAGGTCGGAGGCCCATCTACCATTGCCGAGCTGGGGGTTACGGAGGAACAGCTTGCTCGTGCATTGCGCACGGCTCATACCTTGCGTGATCGCTACACAGGACTTAAGTATATGAATGAACATCAATTGCTTCGTTCGTAA
- a CDS encoding N-acetyltransferase encodes MSIRPANVEELNELAAIWLDASIEAHHFIAPQYWASQVTEMENRYLPLAQNYVIIQDDHSIGGFVSMLDGYLAALFIRVGSQRKGYGKLLLDWVKKQHNEIQLKVYQSNTKAFNFYTKNGFTIQAESVDAETDEKEFVMGWKKH; translated from the coding sequence ATGTCGATTAGACCCGCAAATGTGGAAGAGCTCAACGAGTTGGCAGCCATCTGGCTAGATGCTTCCATAGAAGCCCATCATTTTATTGCTCCGCAGTATTGGGCATCACAAGTTACCGAGATGGAAAACAGGTACCTTCCTCTCGCTCAAAACTACGTAATCATACAAGATGATCATAGCATTGGCGGCTTCGTCTCCATGTTGGATGGATACTTGGCGGCTCTGTTTATTCGTGTTGGTTCTCAAAGGAAAGGCTATGGCAAGTTACTACTAGATTGGGTGAAGAAGCAACATAATGAGATTCAATTAAAGGTATACCAGTCGAACACGAAAGCATTTAACTTCTATACTAAAAATGGATTTACCATTCAAGCGGAATCTGTTGATGCCGAAACTGACGAGAAAGAATTTGTAATGGGATGGAAAAAACATTAA
- the fabV gene encoding enoyl-ACP reductase FabV, with amino-acid sequence MIIKPKIRGFICTTAHPAGCAAHVNRQINYIKDSTSIQGAKKVLVIGASTGYGLASRIAASFGLGADTIGVSYERPASEGRTASAGWYNTVAFERAARAAGYIAESINGDAFSHEIKQETLKLVKEKLGKVDLIVYSVASPRRTHPDTGETFNSVLKPIGQSFSNKTVNTNTGVVSEITLEPATQEEIENTITVMGGEDWSLWLKALEEADLLAEGVTTLAYSYIGPEITEAIYRKGTIGQAKNDLEATAHTLTKQLERYHGKAYVSVNKALVTQSSSAIPVVPLYISLLFKVMKEKGLHEGCIEQAQRLFETLYSGSTVETDEEGRIRLDNWEMRDDVQQAVKAAWSEITTENVSELGDLEQYRLDFLQLFGFGFDEIDYELDVNPEVDTLS; translated from the coding sequence ATGATTATTAAACCGAAAATCCGTGGTTTTATATGTACGACTGCACATCCTGCAGGATGCGCGGCTCATGTTAACCGTCAGATCAACTACATCAAAGACAGCACATCAATACAAGGAGCTAAAAAGGTGCTTGTGATCGGAGCATCTACTGGATACGGGCTGGCTTCTCGTATTGCTGCGAGCTTCGGTCTGGGAGCGGACACCATAGGGGTATCCTATGAACGTCCCGCATCTGAGGGGCGCACGGCTTCAGCAGGCTGGTATAATACGGTAGCCTTTGAAAGAGCGGCCAGAGCAGCTGGCTACATAGCAGAAAGCATTAATGGAGATGCTTTTTCTCATGAAATTAAGCAGGAGACGTTGAAGCTGGTAAAGGAAAAGCTGGGCAAGGTAGACCTGATTGTATATAGTGTCGCTTCACCGCGACGGACACATCCCGATACAGGTGAGACCTTTAATTCCGTTCTCAAGCCTATCGGACAGTCTTTTTCTAATAAAACAGTGAATACGAATACAGGTGTCGTATCAGAAATTACGCTAGAACCGGCTACGCAGGAGGAAATCGAGAACACCATCACGGTAATGGGTGGCGAAGATTGGTCCTTGTGGCTAAAAGCGTTGGAAGAAGCTGATCTGCTGGCTGAAGGGGTAACCACACTGGCATACTCGTATATTGGTCCCGAAATTACGGAGGCTATCTATCGTAAAGGAACCATTGGCCAAGCTAAAAATGATTTGGAAGCTACAGCACATACTTTAACAAAGCAACTGGAGCGTTATCATGGAAAAGCTTACGTTTCTGTGAATAAAGCTTTGGTTACACAATCCAGTTCGGCTATTCCAGTCGTACCTTTGTATATTTCTTTGCTGTTTAAGGTCATGAAGGAAAAGGGACTGCACGAGGGATGTATTGAGCAGGCACAACGTCTGTTCGAGACGCTATACAGTGGGTCCACTGTGGAAACGGATGAAGAAGGACGCATTCGGCTGGATAACTGGGAAATGAGAGACGATGTGCAGCAGGCTGTCAAAGCAGCTTGGTCCGAAATCACTACAGAAAACGTATCTGAATTGGGTGATCTCGAACAATACCGTCTGGATTTCCTCCAATTATTTGGATTCGGGTTTGATGAAATTGATTATGAATTAGACGTTAATCCAGAGGTTGATACACTTTCATAA